A part of Sandaracinaceae bacterium genomic DNA contains:
- a CDS encoding HEAT repeat domain-containing protein, translating to MSQDIPPVPPPLPESDDVEELGLEMLDSLPPVPPAPDEVDSSLDPFGAAALAAPALPGEPPPNPLLAVQRSPSPLGGSPLGGGMTLGEEDDRSIEKIGTRTTKSGRMIVGAMVVALIAIGGWAFVSRQHHEDRFERLEEIGRMEDREAMLAALRAYLPEAPYDDVKERVLANLGHFRDAEAVPAIIGELHNGGVVRRAAARALAQIGLPAAESAKGPLFDVLADTDERDRAQVVWTLALLREERAADAVLEMFMSGRLQALDDFSPDVVVAVLGTERLGTDALIRHDSESVRVLTAHALAEGRGTEVVEPLTRMLSAELERPAPTRDSTEGSRSPEVIRAVTAGLGRTGDARAARPLFNVLNAHRDLRASVLESLRQSASGTQLAVLAREASDRDLLLDLVKMMARTHDPRVADNLAGFLAHADEEIRTEAAFGLAELEDPRAAGVLVAVARTGVGRADDAFGALRYVASAEVAAPLRELLEHRPARRADILRAMGRSGDASFGSFLIEQLEETDAGAAALALADLDYTPGFVQLRRLSRRPGNLNMGTTGPSDRSLATQSVLDARRSALMGLGAYGRSEIVDDMIVIVEDGQDDYELREIAAANIGMVATDEQMAAIFTKILDASLSLPSRKNYAAALWQRSRPALNARMLELAGNQEVSYEIRRAASLAVGYAANPESDAALIAMLDNRESERGAAMAIALGGGPAAVTHLMEKLVENRELAQILQEAVLSEERGWFSLITEDMAQGALWRRLRTAAQLRAGLSGSAESYSYAWNKVLDVMRNGWSGPGGASRAYIRGQLWNAVQSEDAPTRQLAARAMRDLPERGLLLRARDTEGVASEAAREQLAEELRAETNEE from the coding sequence ATGAGCCAAGACATCCCGCCAGTGCCTCCTCCCCTCCCCGAATCCGATGACGTCGAGGAGCTCGGCCTCGAGATGCTGGACAGTCTTCCGCCCGTGCCGCCTGCGCCGGACGAAGTGGACTCGTCGCTCGATCCGTTCGGTGCGGCTGCGCTCGCTGCGCCCGCGCTCCCGGGGGAGCCGCCGCCCAACCCGCTGCTGGCGGTGCAGCGCTCGCCCTCGCCGCTCGGTGGTTCGCCGCTCGGCGGAGGCATGACGCTGGGCGAAGAAGATGATCGCTCCATCGAGAAGATCGGCACGCGCACGACCAAGTCGGGGCGGATGATCGTGGGCGCCATGGTCGTTGCGCTCATCGCCATCGGCGGGTGGGCGTTCGTCAGCCGCCAGCACCACGAGGACCGCTTCGAGCGCCTCGAGGAGATCGGCCGCATGGAGGACCGCGAGGCCATGCTCGCCGCGCTGCGCGCCTACTTGCCCGAGGCGCCCTACGACGACGTGAAGGAGCGCGTGCTCGCGAACCTCGGTCACTTCCGAGATGCCGAAGCCGTGCCCGCCATCATCGGTGAGCTGCACAACGGCGGCGTGGTCCGCCGTGCAGCGGCGCGCGCGCTGGCGCAGATCGGCTTGCCCGCCGCCGAGAGCGCGAAGGGGCCGCTGTTCGACGTGCTGGCCGACACCGACGAGCGCGACCGCGCGCAGGTGGTGTGGACGCTGGCGCTGCTGCGCGAAGAGCGCGCCGCCGACGCCGTGCTCGAGATGTTCATGTCGGGCCGCCTCCAGGCGCTCGATGACTTCTCGCCCGACGTGGTCGTGGCGGTGCTGGGCACCGAGCGCCTGGGCACCGACGCGCTGATCCGCCACGACAGCGAGAGCGTGCGCGTCCTCACGGCCCACGCGCTGGCCGAGGGCCGTGGCACGGAGGTGGTCGAGCCGCTGACGCGCATGCTGTCGGCCGAGCTGGAGCGCCCGGCGCCCACGCGCGACTCCACCGAGGGCTCACGCTCGCCCGAAGTCATCCGTGCCGTCACGGCAGGCCTCGGCCGCACCGGGGACGCGCGCGCGGCTCGCCCGCTCTTCAACGTGCTCAACGCGCACCGCGACCTGCGCGCCAGCGTGCTCGAGTCGCTGCGCCAGAGCGCGTCCGGCACCCAGCTGGCGGTGCTCGCCCGCGAAGCCAGTGACCGCGACCTGTTGCTGGACCTCGTGAAGATGATGGCGCGCACGCACGACCCGCGCGTGGCCGACAACCTGGCGGGCTTCCTCGCGCACGCCGACGAAGAGATCCGCACCGAGGCCGCCTTCGGCCTGGCCGAGCTCGAAGACCCGCGCGCGGCTGGCGTGCTGGTGGCCGTCGCCCGCACGGGCGTGGGTCGCGCCGACGACGCGTTCGGCGCCCTGCGCTACGTGGCCTCGGCCGAGGTCGCGGCCCCGCTCCGCGAGCTGCTGGAGCACCGCCCGGCCCGCCGCGCCGACATCCTGCGCGCCATGGGTCGCTCTGGTGACGCGTCCTTCGGTTCTTTCTTGATCGAGCAGCTGGAGGAGACCGACGCGGGCGCCGCGGCCCTGGCCCTGGCCGACCTCGACTACACGCCGGGCTTCGTGCAGCTGCGTCGCCTCTCGCGGCGGCCCGGCAACCTGAACATGGGCACCACCGGCCCGAGCGACCGCTCGCTGGCCACGCAGAGCGTGCTGGACGCTCGGCGCTCGGCGCTCATGGGCCTCGGCGCCTACGGTCGCTCCGAGATCGTGGACGACATGATCGTCATCGTGGAGGACGGACAAGACGACTACGAGCTCCGTGAGATCGCCGCCGCCAACATCGGCATGGTGGCCACGGACGAGCAGATGGCGGCGATCTTCACCAAGATCCTGGACGCCTCGCTCTCGCTCCCGTCACGCAAGAACTACGCGGCGGCCCTCTGGCAGCGTTCCCGGCCGGCGCTCAACGCGCGCATGCTGGAGCTGGCGGGCAACCAGGAGGTCTCGTACGAGATCCGCCGCGCGGCCTCGCTGGCCGTGGGCTATGCCGCCAACCCCGAGTCCGACGCGGCCCTCATCGCCATGCTGGACAACCGCGAGAGCGAGCGCGGCGCGGCCATGGCCATCGCGCTGGGCGGCGGGCCCGCGGCGGTCACTCACCTCATGGAGAAGCTGGTGGAGAACCGCGAGCTGGCGCAGATCCTCCAAGAGGCCGTGCTCAGCGAGGAGCGCGGCTGGTTCAGCCTGATCACCGAGGACATGGCCCAAGGGGCCTTGTGGCGGCGCCTGCGCACGGCAGCCCAGCTGCGCGCCGGCCTCTCGGGCTCGGCCGAGAGCTACAGCTACGCCTGGAACAAGGTGCTGGACGTGATGCGCAACGGTTGGAGCGGGCCCGGCGGCGCCAGCCGCGCCTACATCCGCGGGCAGCTGTGGAACGCCGTGCAGAGCGAGGACGCCCCCACCCGCCAGCTGGCCGCGCGGGCCATGCGTGATCTGCCGGAGCGCGGGCTCTTGTTGCGTGCCCGAGACACCGAGGGCGTGGCGTCCGAGGCGGCGCGCGAGCAGCTGGCCGAAGAGCTGCGCGCCGAGACCAACGAGGAGTGA
- a CDS encoding integration host factor subunit beta, giving the protein MTKSELIDAVAQRTKITKSRAEQVVNCVFDSMTQAMEQSEGIEIRGFGSFSVREYPPYSGRNPRTGKPVHVAAKRLPFFKVGKELKELVNQPRTNTNPRASADDDDDDDD; this is encoded by the coding sequence ATGACCAAGTCCGAACTCATCGACGCTGTCGCGCAGCGAACCAAGATCACGAAGAGCCGCGCAGAGCAGGTGGTGAACTGCGTGTTCGACTCCATGACGCAGGCCATGGAGCAGAGTGAGGGCATCGAGATTCGTGGCTTCGGCAGCTTCAGCGTGCGTGAGTACCCGCCCTACAGCGGGCGCAACCCGCGCACCGGCAAGCCCGTTCACGTGGCCGCCAAGCGCTTGCCCTTCTTCAAGGTGGGCAAGGAGCTGAAGGAGCTGGTCAACCAGCCGCGCACCAACACCAACCCGCGCGCCTCAGCCGACGACGACGACGACGACGACGATTGA